One Granulicella sp. 5B5 DNA window includes the following coding sequences:
- a CDS encoding polysaccharide deacetylase family protein — protein MHALPLTLAGLATAAIATGSTLTYAALSPGSQLFGRTLITAANPNQAALTYDDGPNAAATEALLDVLAAHNARATFFMIGKFVRQRSDLVRRVHAAGHLIGNHTESHPWLHRCSPAQVRDEMTRCQHALEDAIGAPVHYFRPPHGARRPAVFTVARELELKVVQWNAMGWDWEPINSDKILSNIDRGLTRARNHGVAANILLHDGWDQAMGADRSATIAATNTLLQRWAQQGIQPVTVDAWL, from the coding sequence TTGCACGCACTGCCACTCACACTCGCCGGTCTCGCCACCGCTGCCATCGCCACTGGCAGCACGCTCACCTACGCGGCACTCAGCCCCGGCTCGCAACTCTTCGGCCGAACCCTCATCACCGCGGCCAACCCCAACCAGGCCGCGCTCACCTACGACGACGGCCCCAACGCCGCCGCCACCGAAGCTCTCCTTGACGTCCTCGCCGCGCATAACGCCCGTGCCACCTTTTTCATGATCGGCAAGTTCGTCCGTCAGCGCTCCGACCTCGTCCGCCGCGTCCACGCCGCCGGCCACCTCATAGGGAACCACACCGAGAGCCACCCCTGGCTCCACCGCTGCTCGCCCGCCCAGGTCCGTGATGAGATGACCCGCTGTCAGCATGCGCTTGAGGACGCCATCGGCGCACCGGTCCACTACTTTCGCCCGCCCCACGGCGCCCGCCGCCCAGCCGTCTTCACCGTCGCCCGCGAGCTCGAACTCAAGGTCGTCCAATGGAACGCCATGGGCTGGGACTGGGAGCCCATCAACTCAGACAAGATTCTCAGCAATATAGACCGCGGCCTCACCCGCGCCCGCAACCACGGCGTCGCCGCCAACATTCTGCTGCACGATGGCTGGGACCAGGCCATGGGCGCCGACCGCTCCGCCACCATCGCCGCCACCAACACGCTGCTGCAGCGCTGGGCGCAGCAAGGCATCCAACCCGTCACCGTAGACGCTTGGCTCTAG
- a CDS encoding DUF2911 domain-containing protein — protein sequence MKTLARCTLLALAFATALPAIAQDAPMTDHGKSVNGKPLASPAATAEATLDGKTITIKYNSPRMRGRKIMGDLVPYGKEWRTGANPATILITPVDLKIGDLTVPAGTYTLFTLPSAGEWQFIVSKKTGEWGIPYPAGSDFGRTPMMKRELSSPLEDMTIAFEHTEGNKTQLHVKWETTDVYVPVVAQ from the coding sequence ATGAAGACCCTCGCTCGCTGTACCCTCCTCGCCCTTGCCTTCGCCACCGCTCTGCCGGCCATCGCGCAGGACGCACCGATGACCGACCACGGCAAATCCGTCAACGGCAAGCCCCTCGCCTCGCCCGCAGCCACCGCCGAAGCCACCCTCGACGGCAAGACGATCACCATCAAGTACAACTCACCCCGCATGCGCGGTCGCAAGATCATGGGAGACCTCGTCCCCTACGGCAAGGAGTGGCGCACCGGCGCAAACCCCGCCACCATCCTCATCACCCCCGTCGACCTCAAGATCGGCGACCTCACAGTCCCCGCCGGCACCTACACGCTCTTCACACTGCCCAGCGCAGGGGAGTGGCAGTTCATCGTCAGCAAAAAGACCGGCGAGTGGGGCATCCCCTACCCTGCAGGCAGCGACTTCGGCCGCACCCCAATGATGAAGCGCGAACTCTCCTCCCCGCTGGAGGACATGACTATCGCCTTCGAGCACACCGAAGGCAACAAAACTCAGCTCCACGTCAAGTGGGAGACCACCGACGTCTACGTCCCCGTCGTCGCCCAGTAA